In Microbacterium sp. No. 7, the genomic window CCGCGAGCCACAACGGCGTCGACGACGCACGCGACCTGCGCGAGCGCGCCGTGTTCGCGCCCGCGCGCGACCGGTTCAAGATCTTCATCCTCGACGAGGCGCACATGGTCACGGCGCAGGGCTTCAACGCGCTGCTCAAGCTCGTCGAGGAGCCGCCGCCGCACGTCAAGTTCATCTTCGCGACGACGGAGCCCGACAAGGTGCTCGGCACGATCCGCTCGCGCACGCACCACTATCCGTTCCGCCTGGTCGCGCCCGCCGCCATGCTCGCCTACGTCGAGCAGCTGTGCGAGACCGAGGGCGTGCGCGTCGAGCCGGGCGTGCTGCCGCTCGTCGTGCGGGCGGGGGGCGGGTCGCCGCGCGACACGCTCTCGCTGCTCGACCAGCTCATGGCCGGGTCGGCCGACGGCGTCGTCTCGTACGAGCGCTCCGTCGCACTGCTCGGGTACACCCACGCCGAGCTGCTCGACGAGGTCGTCGACGCGTTCGCGACCGGCGACGCGGGCGCCGCGTTCGCCGCGACCGACCGCGTCGTGCAGACGGGGCAGGACCCGCGCCGTTTCGTCGACGACCTGCTCGAGCGGCTGCGCGACCTCATCGTGATCGCCGCGACCGGCGCGGGGGCGTCGGCCGTGCTGCGCGGCATCCCCGCCGACGAGCTGGAGCGCATGGCCGGCCAGGCCGCGGTCTTCGGCGCCGAGCGGCTCTCGCGCATCGCCGACCTCGTGGTCGGCGCCCTCGACGACATGACCGGGGCGACCTCGCCGCGGCTGCAGCTCGAGCTGCTCATCGCGCGCGTGCTCGCGCACGGGGGAGCGGTCGCGGGCTCGGCGCCGGCGGTGGCGACCGCGCCGCCGCCCGCCGCGGTCGCGCCGCCGGCACCGGCGGCGAGCCCCGTCGCACCGCCCTCCGTCCCCGCGCCGGAGGCCCCGGCGGCCGCGCGCCCGGCGACCGCCCCGGCGGCGCAACCCGCTGCGCCCGCGGCGGCGCCCCCCGCCGCGGTGCCTCCTGCGGCGGTGCCGCCTGTCGCGCCGCCTGCGGCCGAGACGCCGTCCGCCGCCGCGCCGCCGGCATCCGTCCCGCCCGTTCCCGCGGGACCCGTGACGCTGGAGCGCGTGCGCGAGGCGTGGCCGCTCATCCTCGCGCGCCTCGAATCGGTGAGCCGGCCGTCGTGGATGCTCGCGACCGTCGCCCGCGCGGTGGCCTATTCGCCCGGCGACGTGCTGACGCTCGCCTTCGGCAGCGCCTCCGACGTCGCCTCGTTCAAGAAGCTCGCCGCCGGCCAGGGGCCGAGCGCCGATCTGCGCGCCGCGATCGCCGCCGAGCTCGGCGTGCAGGTCAAGTTCCTCGCCCGGCACGAGCCCGGCCCGCCGCCCGGCGGCGCGCCCTCCG contains:
- a CDS encoding DNA polymerase III subunit gamma and tau, with the protein product MTTALYRRYRPETFGEMIGQAQVTEPLMAALRGDRVGHAYLFSGPRGCGKTTSARILARCLNCAAGPTDTPCGTCDSCVELSRGGGGSLDVVEIDAASHNGVDDARDLRERAVFAPARDRFKIFILDEAHMVTAQGFNALLKLVEEPPPHVKFIFATTEPDKVLGTIRSRTHHYPFRLVAPAAMLAYVEQLCETEGVRVEPGVLPLVVRAGGGSPRDTLSLLDQLMAGSADGVVSYERSVALLGYTHAELLDEVVDAFATGDAGAAFAATDRVVQTGQDPRRFVDDLLERLRDLIVIAATGAGASAVLRGIPADELERMAGQAAVFGAERLSRIADLVVGALDDMTGATSPRLQLELLIARVLAHGGAVAGSAPAVATAPPPAAVAPPAPAASPVAPPSVPAPEAPAAARPATAPAAQPAAPAAAPPAAVPPAAVPPVAPPAAETPSAAAPPASVPPVPAGPVTLERVREAWPLILARLESVSRPSWMLATVARAVAYSPGDVLTLAFGSASDVASFKKLAAGQGPSADLRAAIAAELGVQVKFLARHEPGPPPGGAPSDDGQPGAPRGGAVSPGAVPPGAVAPGPVPPGAVAPGAPAAGAVPPSDLPPYEPPPDEPPPDDGYAPPEDPWDSAPPPPPQASPSSPPRSASQSSASQDSAPRPSASSSRPGPSAGGPAASTVAAPVTEWAVAAIPQSEPGASAAPSTGLAVDDEPEDAEAPPPSALVREREALRDGAVIAAAVRDEADDDDDDDEDDDDALAPPADAPLPPRIAPVVQAPRAPRASGIERVGEAVVRQMLGATFVREEPYNAPTRFS